Proteins encoded in a region of the Marinococcus sp. PL1-022 genome:
- a CDS encoding tetratricopeptide repeat protein: MNLETILETIRNGDTEKGLEEMEKYSHSANDQEKYDIVEMYQELGRSDKAQPLIEDLLGRYPDEGALLTTAAENAIDLDDEDEAIEWLLEVKESDEEYLRAQLLLADLYQMQGLDEVAEQKLLDALKQSPEEPVLLAAVGDYYLSRGDYAKSIPYLKQAEGAGFKFPDGSLSLRLAEAYSVTGSFEDALSYYEAGLKEHTELHALFGYGYTALQVSDYQLAAEKFEELRNMDKDFVALYPYLVRSYEGLEDHEKALEAAKAGIKEDEYNENLYTEAGKLYMALGNEEEGEKHLKEALALNPAHLEAANALLSMWMEQEEPEAMIDLIDHLYEMGEPDVRFQWYYARAKNLQDEPVEAKEKYEEVYSVYQENEVFLEEYGRLLLELGYRENALKHLEQASAMQPDNTELQLLLEDLRMSE; this comes from the coding sequence GTGAATTTAGAAACGATCCTTGAAACGATAAGAAACGGCGATACGGAAAAAGGGCTTGAAGAGATGGAGAAATACAGCCACTCTGCAAATGATCAGGAAAAATACGATATAGTGGAAATGTATCAGGAGCTGGGCCGCTCGGATAAGGCACAGCCGCTGATTGAAGACCTGCTTGGACGCTATCCCGATGAAGGGGCACTGCTGACTACTGCAGCCGAGAATGCGATTGATCTCGACGATGAGGATGAGGCGATTGAGTGGCTGCTTGAGGTAAAGGAGTCGGACGAAGAGTATCTGCGGGCGCAGCTGCTGCTTGCTGACTTGTATCAGATGCAGGGGCTCGATGAAGTAGCGGAGCAGAAGCTTTTGGATGCACTAAAGCAGAGTCCTGAAGAGCCGGTGCTGCTTGCCGCCGTTGGGGATTATTATTTATCCCGCGGAGACTACGCTAAGAGCATTCCTTATTTGAAGCAGGCGGAAGGTGCCGGGTTTAAATTTCCGGATGGGAGCCTGAGCCTTCGTCTCGCTGAAGCTTACAGCGTGACCGGTTCGTTTGAGGATGCGCTGAGCTACTACGAGGCCGGACTGAAAGAACACACGGAGCTCCACGCTTTGTTTGGGTACGGCTATACGGCGCTGCAGGTCAGCGATTATCAGCTGGCTGCGGAAAAATTCGAAGAGCTCCGGAACATGGATAAAGACTTTGTAGCCCTCTATCCATATCTCGTGCGAAGCTACGAAGGTCTCGAGGACCATGAAAAAGCCCTGGAAGCAGCCAAGGCTGGCATTAAAGAAGATGAATACAATGAAAATCTATATACCGAGGCCGGGAAGCTGTATATGGCGCTTGGCAACGAAGAAGAGGGAGAAAAACATCTCAAGGAGGCGCTTGCTTTAAATCCGGCTCATCTTGAAGCGGCGAATGCGCTTCTCAGCATGTGGATGGAGCAGGAAGAACCGGAGGCAATGATTGACCTGATTGATCATTTATACGAAATGGGCGAGCCGGATGTGCGTTTTCAGTGGTACTACGCCCGGGCTAAAAATCTTCAGGACGAGCCCGTCGAAGCAAAAGAAAAATACGAAGAAGTGTACAGTGTGTATCAGGAAAACGAAGTATTTCTTGAAGAATACGGCCGTCTGCTGCTTGAGCTCGGCTACCGGGAGAATGCGTTGAAGCATCTGGAGCAGGCTTCGGCCATGCAGCCGGATAACACTGAGCTTCAGCTTTTGCTTGAAGACCTTCGAATGAGCGAATGA